A genomic region of Chloracidobacterium sp. contains the following coding sequences:
- a CDS encoding alpha/beta hydrolase, producing the protein MTVRELKFLATPEKGGVSAILMRPAKATHLLVLGHGAGADMRSASMQNIAENLATRGIATFRYNFPFKEYGRGGVDSPKTAMATVRSAVAEARRLEPKLTLLAGGHSFGGRMTTTAQSESPLDGAKGLVLFSFPLHAPNRPDNSRAEHLNSVKIPMLFLSGTRDALNDLELFRPVIKKLGKRATLHLLDTADHSYKVLKKTRTSPEDVFAEMARVTAEWISRV; encoded by the coding sequence GTGACTGTTCGCGAACTCAAATTCCTTGCAACGCCCGAAAAGGGCGGGGTTTCGGCGATTCTAATGCGTCCTGCCAAGGCGACGCACCTTCTCGTACTCGGTCACGGTGCGGGGGCTGATATGCGTTCGGCTTCGATGCAGAATATTGCTGAGAATCTAGCGACGCGAGGCATCGCGACATTTCGATACAATTTTCCGTTCAAAGAATATGGCCGCGGCGGGGTTGACTCACCGAAAACCGCGATGGCGACTGTTCGATCGGCGGTTGCGGAGGCAAGACGGCTTGAGCCGAAGTTGACGCTGCTTGCCGGCGGGCATTCGTTTGGCGGTCGGATGACGACGACGGCGCAGTCTGAGTCGCCGCTCGACGGAGCGAAAGGGCTCGTGCTGTTCTCGTTTCCGCTGCACGCGCCGAATCGTCCTGATAATTCGCGTGCAGAACATCTCAACTCGGTAAAGATCCCGATGCTGTTTCTGAGCGGCACGCGAGACGCGCTGAACGATCTCGAGCTGTTTCGTCCGGTGATCAAAAAACTGGGGAAACGGGCGACGCTTCACCTGCTCGACACCGCCGATCACAGCTACAAAGTTCTAAAGAAAACGCGCACCTCGCCCGAGGATGTATTTGCCGAAATGGCCCGCGTGACGGCTGAGTGGATTTCGAGAGTATAG